In Achromobacter spanius, the following proteins share a genomic window:
- the mobH gene encoding MobH family relaxase: MLSLFQRKRPPVAAPSPAPATDLPKGLLRPESAASLLATPRRQKLLEHIWQRTSLSRRQFATLYRTPLEHYAELVQQFPASESHHHAYPGGMLDHGLEIVAYALKLRQSHLLPIGGSPEDQAAQSEAWTAAVAYAALLHDIGKIAVDLHVELSDGSLWHPWHGPLHQPYRFRYRDDREYRLHSAATGLLYRQLLDRDALDWLSGYPDLWGPLLYVLAGQYERAGVLGELVVQADRASVAQELGGDPARAMAAHKHALQRKLLDGLRYLLKEQLKLNQPEASDGWITEDALWLVSKTVSDKLRAHLLSLGVDGIPASNTAVFNVLQDHGMLQPTPDGKAVWRATVTSTTGWSHSFTLLRLAPALIWESGERPAPFAGAVAIDGTPAPNNADALVPSPAMTAKPATDDQESLPWEGVDAATPVHLPAAQAAPDVMEDLLAMVGIGDLLVPQQDAEAVSGDAPAAGPQTPPPTSMVPVPSSAPVPTSSSAQPSGEHFMAWLKQGIATRRLVINDAKALVHTVGDTAYLVSPGVFQRYAQEHPQVGTLAKQENQQDWQWVQKRFERLQLHRKKPRGLNIWTCDVTGPRKSRRLYGYLLHDVRLLFAEPPPNNPYLSLLA; this comes from the coding sequence ATGCTCTCCCTGTTCCAGCGAAAACGGCCCCCGGTCGCTGCCCCGTCGCCAGCGCCCGCCACCGACCTCCCGAAAGGGTTGCTGCGGCCCGAATCGGCCGCATCGCTGCTGGCAACACCGCGCCGGCAGAAGCTGCTGGAACACATCTGGCAGCGCACGTCGCTGTCGCGGCGGCAGTTCGCCACCCTATACCGCACGCCGCTGGAGCACTACGCCGAGTTGGTCCAACAATTCCCCGCATCGGAAAGCCATCACCACGCTTACCCCGGCGGCATGCTGGATCACGGGTTGGAGATCGTCGCCTATGCGCTCAAGCTGCGGCAGTCCCATCTGCTGCCCATTGGCGGCAGTCCCGAAGACCAGGCGGCGCAGTCTGAAGCCTGGACTGCCGCAGTCGCTTATGCCGCGCTGCTGCACGACATCGGCAAGATCGCCGTCGATCTGCACGTCGAACTGTCCGACGGCTCGCTGTGGCACCCCTGGCACGGCCCGCTGCACCAGCCATACCGCTTCCGCTACCGCGACGATCGGGAATATCGGCTCCACAGCGCCGCGACAGGTTTACTCTACCGTCAACTGCTCGACCGTGATGCCCTGGACTGGCTCAGTGGCTATCCCGACCTGTGGGGACCGCTGCTCTACGTCCTGGCCGGCCAGTACGAGCGCGCCGGCGTGCTGGGCGAACTTGTCGTGCAGGCCGACCGGGCTTCGGTGGCCCAGGAACTGGGCGGCGATCCGGCCCGCGCCATGGCTGCACACAAGCATGCGCTGCAGCGCAAGTTGCTCGACGGGCTGCGCTACCTGCTCAAGGAACAGTTGAAGCTGAACCAGCCGGAAGCCTCCGATGGCTGGATCACCGAGGATGCCTTGTGGCTGGTAAGCAAGACGGTCTCGGACAAGCTGCGTGCGCACCTGCTGTCACTAGGCGTCGACGGCATCCCCGCGAGCAACACCGCCGTCTTCAACGTGCTGCAGGATCACGGCATGTTGCAACCGACGCCGGACGGCAAGGCGGTCTGGCGCGCGACCGTGACCAGCACGACTGGCTGGTCCCACTCATTCACCCTGCTGCGTCTCGCTCCCGCGCTGATTTGGGAGTCTGGAGAGCGGCCAGCGCCCTTCGCAGGGGCAGTGGCAATCGACGGGACACCGGCACCCAACAATGCCGATGCCTTGGTGCCCTCGCCGGCAATGACGGCAAAGCCAGCCACCGACGATCAAGAGTCCCTTCCATGGGAGGGCGTCGACGCCGCGACTCCGGTTCACTTGCCTGCCGCACAAGCCGCACCCGATGTCATGGAGGACCTGCTGGCGATGGTAGGAATCGGCGATTTGCTTGTTCCCCAACAGGATGCGGAAGCCGTCTCGGGCGACGCACCCGCCGCTGGCCCTCAAACGCCACCGCCAACCTCGATGGTGCCCGTGCCGTCATCAGCGCCGGTGCCCACGTCCTCGTCGGCGCAGCCATCGGGCGAGCACTTCATGGCGTGGCTGAAACAAGGTATCGCTACCCGCCGGCTGGTCATCAACGACGCGAAGGCGCTCGTGCATACGGTGGGCGACACGGCCTACCTGGTCAGCCCCGGGGTATTCCAACGCTACGCACAAGAACACCCCCAGGTCGGGACTCTCGCCAAGCAGGAGAACCAGCAGGATTGGCAATGGGTACAAAAGCGCTTCGAGCGCCTGCAACTGCATCGCAAAAAGCCCAGGGGCCTGAACATCTGGACGTGCGATGTCACAGGCCCCAGGAAGTCCCGCCGCCTGTATGGCTATCTATTGCACGATGTTCGGCTCCTGTTCGCAGAGCCACCACCGAACAATCCTTACTTGTCACTTCTCGCGTAA
- a CDS encoding RES family NAD+ phosphorylase, whose protein sequence is MSRELPLFLIDAGELLQHVSRVVYRGSPLYYGRSGTNRYDDPARTYGVLYLGRDLSTALMESVFHKHQWLADEKRSIALKEVESRLVRAVGVLDDVRLADLTAEGVMAGYFGLNLEQLASRDYTHTQQVSAQVHAMLGDDGQPLFDGVLYPSRNNYPAKSIALFERAAARVGVVDDIDLVDHVDWPRFVATYRVGVEPDPGPVEPDDEAS, encoded by the coding sequence ATGAGCCGCGAACTGCCCTTGTTCTTGATCGATGCGGGTGAACTGCTCCAGCATGTGAGCCGCGTCGTCTATCGGGGCAGCCCGCTGTACTATGGCCGCAGCGGCACCAATCGCTACGACGACCCGGCGCGGACCTACGGCGTGCTCTACCTGGGCCGCGACCTGTCCACGGCGCTGATGGAGTCGGTGTTTCACAAGCACCAGTGGCTGGCGGACGAGAAGCGCTCGATTGCGCTGAAGGAAGTCGAGAGCCGGCTCGTGCGGGCCGTGGGGGTCCTGGACGACGTGCGCTTGGCCGATCTCACGGCCGAGGGTGTCATGGCGGGTTACTTCGGCCTGAACCTGGAACAGTTGGCCAGCCGCGACTACACGCACACGCAGCAGGTGTCCGCCCAGGTGCATGCGATGCTCGGCGATGATGGCCAGCCGCTGTTCGACGGGGTGCTCTATCCGTCGCGCAACAACTATCCCGCCAAGAGCATCGCCCTGTTCGAGCGTGCGGCAGCAAGAGTCGGCGTTGTCGATGACATCGACCTGGTGGACCATGTGGACTGGCCGCGCTTCGTTGCCACGTATCGCGTCGGCGTGGAGCCTGATCCCGGGCCGGTGGAACCGGATGACGAAGCGTCCTGA
- a CDS encoding DUF3742 family protein, which produces MNTTTRISTAERLGRTFGRGWRAYARGERRASNWLVSKGVPAAVATALVWVVKLSVVGLLLYVAFWFALVLLGVVAAAWAAAANTSDEDEWPFTDLTELRKTPGYDPNLYNDTSHELYTDD; this is translated from the coding sequence ATGAACACCACGACCCGCATCAGCACCGCAGAACGCCTCGGCCGCACCTTTGGCCGCGGATGGCGCGCCTACGCGCGCGGCGAACGTCGGGCGTCGAACTGGTTGGTGTCCAAGGGGGTGCCGGCGGCCGTTGCCACCGCGCTCGTGTGGGTGGTCAAGCTGTCTGTGGTGGGATTGCTGCTCTACGTTGCTTTTTGGTTCGCACTCGTGTTGTTGGGCGTCGTGGCGGCGGCGTGGGCTGCTGCTGCCAATACCTCTGACGAGGACGAGTGGCCTTTCACCGATCTCACAGAACTGCGCAAGACACCGGGCTACGATCCCAATCTGTACAACGATACGTCGCACGAGTTGTACACCGACGACTGA
- a CDS encoding conjugal transfer protein TraG N-terminal domain-containing protein — MTLFTTDYLEYYLTLVSWIVNNGIWAVLVSSGVFALPFVAIIVQEWLKARAEGADEGNKGVLSAARIENRVFVAIVVVMFAGIPFIDVDLNTIQYDSSRSAQCQVSVAQPGDTGWSQSFSTINNQSAKVPVWWAFMHALSRAVTGASVAAIPCGTDLRQMRMEIDATRIDDPVLAQEVADFSRDCYGPARAKLFMQRPQLDEQQMHDVTWIGSRFFTDTNGYYDTYRSSTPREDWPYDSTRDAGLAQVASGGGYPTCRQWWSDGSNGLRARLLGQVDPSLLSRLAGWAGFLSRAEVDDSVIRAIASPRQQKLNQGSVYTDYGGQIDKTLPNIVTRATGDVGMAVGAIAAFPAMDVVRQSLPMVLALLKMALVICIPLVLVVGTYDLKTVVTVSVVQFALFFVDFWFQLARWIDSTILDALYGWGFGWNRPHTNFDPLVGLNNAFGDMLLMFVAGTMFLVLPGFWLASLTWVGIRAGHAIQGLSDGSKSAGQAGGKGAGALTGGKLK; from the coding sequence ATGACGCTTTTCACGACCGACTACCTGGAGTACTACCTAACCCTCGTGTCCTGGATCGTCAACAACGGCATCTGGGCGGTCCTCGTATCCAGCGGGGTATTCGCGCTGCCTTTCGTCGCCATCATCGTGCAGGAGTGGTTGAAGGCCCGTGCGGAAGGCGCCGACGAGGGCAACAAAGGCGTGCTGAGCGCCGCCCGCATCGAGAACCGGGTCTTCGTCGCCATCGTGGTGGTGATGTTCGCCGGCATTCCGTTCATCGACGTGGACCTGAACACCATCCAGTACGACAGCTCGCGCTCGGCCCAGTGCCAGGTCAGCGTGGCGCAGCCCGGGGATACCGGCTGGTCGCAGTCCTTCAGCACCATCAACAACCAGTCGGCGAAGGTGCCGGTGTGGTGGGCGTTCATGCACGCGCTCTCGCGCGCCGTCACGGGCGCTTCGGTGGCAGCGATCCCGTGCGGCACGGACCTGCGGCAGATGCGCATGGAGATCGACGCTACGCGCATCGATGACCCGGTGCTGGCTCAGGAAGTAGCGGATTTCTCGCGGGATTGCTATGGGCCTGCACGGGCCAAATTGTTCATGCAGCGCCCTCAGCTCGATGAGCAGCAGATGCACGACGTGACCTGGATCGGATCGCGGTTCTTCACCGACACGAACGGCTACTACGACACATACCGTTCCAGCACCCCACGCGAGGACTGGCCCTATGACAGCACCCGCGACGCAGGGCTTGCGCAGGTGGCCAGCGGTGGCGGCTACCCGACCTGCCGCCAGTGGTGGAGCGATGGAAGTAACGGCCTGCGGGCACGCCTGCTGGGTCAGGTGGACCCGAGCCTGTTGAGTCGCCTGGCGGGCTGGGCCGGGTTCCTGAGCCGGGCCGAGGTGGACGACTCGGTGATCCGAGCCATCGCGTCACCGCGGCAGCAGAAGTTGAACCAGGGCAGCGTCTATACGGACTACGGAGGCCAGATCGACAAGACCTTGCCGAACATCGTGACACGGGCCACGGGAGACGTTGGGATGGCCGTCGGCGCGATTGCCGCGTTTCCCGCCATGGACGTCGTGAGACAGTCTCTACCCATGGTCCTCGCCTTGCTCAAGATGGCGCTGGTCATCTGCATCCCGCTCGTGCTGGTCGTGGGCACCTATGACCTGAAGACGGTCGTCACGGTCAGCGTCGTGCAATTCGCGCTGTTCTTCGTGGATTTCTGGTTCCAGCTCGCTCGCTGGATCGACAGCACTATCCTCGATGCGCTCTATGGCTGGGGCTTTGGCTGGAACCGGCCACACACGAACTTCGACCCGCTGGTGGGGCTGAACAATGCGTTCGGCGACATGCTCTTGATGTTCGTCGCGGGCACGATGTTCCTGGTGCTGCCAGGATTCTGGCTGGCAAGCCTGACCTGGGTTGGAATTCGGGCGGGACATGCCATTCAGGGGTTGTCGGACGGCAGCAAGAGCGCCGGCCAAGCCGGGGGCAAGGGGGCTGGGGCACTCACGGGAGGCAAGCTGAAGTAG
- a CDS encoding integrating conjugative element protein translates to MKRPESMNLSAKACRLLRPKALAGPLALVCGLAWAQVGYQNSGPVLGDDVMYSIGGGSAVSMGRAAGMRSIGVGVGWNSNLICGDMSIQTTLRNQLNGITNGFQQIMSNVIQSATSAVASLPALIIQRADPGLYNLLTNGVLQARLDFDRSKLTCRAMAEKMAETAGGQLGWSQMAEGMALRDAVGSNDAVSAVEQAETRRGNDGLPWVGGSNAGGAGQSAIRVVGDVTRAGYNLVNGRGVTDTSSIASTSCASLSCQTWTSPQQATEWATRVLGEQVQRTCDSCTKTETVPGVGLTPLIQEEYEAKLEVLQELVSGVRNTTFENLREAGSTSLPITRGVIEALRDEPDQDLLARRLASEVALSSVLEKALLLQRTLLTGKKEPNVAANELAVEAVNHESDTLDREIRNLKTELELRRELANNSPMAIIQRHGTRAAGSRGIYEGDPVPDRLDQLQKGNPGGRP, encoded by the coding sequence ATGAAGCGTCCTGAATCGATGAACCTTTCCGCCAAGGCGTGCCGCCTGCTGCGCCCGAAGGCGCTGGCCGGCCCGCTCGCTCTGGTCTGCGGCCTGGCGTGGGCGCAGGTCGGATACCAGAACAGCGGCCCCGTCCTCGGCGATGACGTCATGTACTCGATCGGCGGTGGCAGTGCGGTGTCCATGGGCCGCGCGGCCGGCATGCGCTCCATCGGGGTCGGCGTGGGGTGGAACAGCAACCTGATCTGCGGCGACATGAGCATCCAGACCACGCTGCGCAATCAGCTCAACGGCATCACGAACGGCTTTCAGCAGATCATGAGCAACGTGATCCAGAGCGCGACCAGCGCGGTTGCATCGCTGCCGGCGCTGATCATTCAGCGCGCCGATCCGGGCCTGTACAACCTGCTGACCAACGGCGTGCTGCAGGCGCGGCTGGACTTCGACCGCTCCAAGCTGACGTGCCGCGCCATGGCGGAGAAGATGGCCGAGACTGCGGGTGGCCAGCTTGGCTGGAGCCAGATGGCCGAAGGCATGGCCTTGCGTGACGCGGTTGGCAGCAACGATGCCGTGTCGGCCGTCGAGCAGGCCGAGACGCGCCGCGGCAACGACGGCCTTCCCTGGGTGGGCGGCAGCAATGCCGGTGGCGCAGGCCAGTCCGCCATCCGCGTGGTCGGCGACGTCACCCGCGCGGGCTACAACCTGGTCAACGGGCGCGGCGTGACGGACACATCCTCCATCGCGTCCACCAGTTGCGCGAGCCTGTCCTGCCAGACCTGGACGTCGCCGCAGCAGGCGACCGAATGGGCCACCCGGGTCCTCGGGGAACAGGTGCAGCGCACGTGCGATTCCTGCACCAAGACCGAGACGGTGCCCGGCGTCGGGCTGACGCCGCTGATCCAGGAGGAGTACGAAGCCAAGCTGGAAGTCTTGCAGGAACTGGTTTCCGGCGTGCGCAACACCACCTTCGAGAACTTGCGCGAGGCCGGCAGCACGTCGCTGCCGATCACGCGCGGCGTCATCGAGGCGCTGCGCGACGAGCCGGACCAGGACCTGCTGGCGCGGCGCCTCGCGTCCGAGGTGGCGCTTTCGTCGGTGCTGGAGAAGGCACTGCTGCTCCAGCGCACGCTGCTCACCGGCAAGAAAGAGCCCAACGTGGCAGCCAACGAGTTGGCAGTCGAGGCCGTGAACCACGAGAGCGACACGCTCGACCGGGAGATCCGCAACCTCAAGACCGAACTTGAACTGCGGCGCGAGCTGGCGAACAACTCGCCGATGGCCATCATCCAGCGCCATGGCACGCGCGCGGCAGGCTCGCGCGGCATCTATGAGGGCGATCCGGTGCCCGACCGCCTCGACCAGTTGCAGAAGGGCAATCCGGGAGGCCGGCCATGA
- a CDS encoding TIGR03756 family integrating conjugative element protein — MNTATIVSSVMSPDCLEYRVVGICYWLYCTWTGCTVRTSTKVRHYVPDAVVSSYSNTGENPWVEVQAMSTPNPSAQAGGDGTTNEDHENNLAKFKNSDVIGHPGGEVFNQFASSSGYFCQGAGTAFMPYLLSTLDTLAWRYNVPEMAYPEALIPGMREVGARTTMNLWGNVYPRGGFLHQTDDYKSGAVVAQRAGDVVTRRGQIHVYQPLLANARDGYWPAGALMEGDASTGKWQELTPRLSNTCVVFPHSGTLTQAQQGDYAWALWRPYACCERRGQVFLGSVDFL; from the coding sequence TTGAACACCGCCACCATCGTGTCCTCCGTCATGTCGCCGGACTGCCTGGAGTACCGGGTGGTGGGCATCTGCTACTGGCTCTACTGCACCTGGACGGGCTGCACGGTGCGCACATCCACCAAGGTCCGGCACTACGTGCCCGATGCGGTCGTCTCCAGCTACAGCAACACCGGAGAGAACCCCTGGGTCGAGGTGCAGGCGATGAGCACGCCCAACCCATCCGCACAGGCAGGTGGGGATGGGACCACGAACGAAGACCACGAAAACAACCTCGCCAAATTCAAGAACAGCGATGTCATCGGCCATCCTGGCGGCGAGGTATTCAACCAGTTCGCATCGTCGTCGGGCTATTTCTGCCAAGGCGCGGGCACGGCCTTCATGCCGTATCTACTCAGCACCCTGGACACGCTGGCTTGGCGCTACAACGTGCCTGAAATGGCCTACCCGGAGGCGTTGATTCCGGGCATGCGCGAGGTCGGTGCGCGCACCACGATGAACCTCTGGGGCAATGTCTATCCGCGCGGCGGCTTCCTGCATCAGACCGATGACTACAAATCCGGGGCCGTCGTGGCCCAGCGCGCCGGTGATGTCGTCACGCGCCGCGGGCAGATCCACGTGTACCAGCCGCTGCTTGCCAACGCCCGCGACGGCTACTGGCCGGCCGGCGCGCTGATGGAGGGTGATGCCTCTACGGGCAAGTGGCAGGAGCTGACGCCGCGCCTGTCCAACACCTGCGTGGTGTTCCCGCACAGCGGCACGCTGACCCAGGCCCAACAAGGCGACTACGCCTGGGCGCTGTGGCGTCCCTATGCGTGCTGCGAACGCCGCGGGCAGGTGTTCCTGGGCAGCGTCGATTTCCTCTGA
- a CDS encoding TIGR03757 family integrating conjugative element protein, with protein MPAAFTRFAPGWRTLGLAVALPTSLAVFSPATFAADVVVVTDSRHPVKTMGGERLIELGETPRIEAELSANLPADPERAAAIVRQRLKQGGTDLQRRIGTAYQGVTDAWSLGVTTIPAVVVDQRFVVYGEPDVARAVARIEQHRRTQP; from the coding sequence ATGCCAGCAGCTTTTACCCGGTTCGCACCAGGCTGGCGAACCCTTGGCCTGGCCGTGGCGCTGCCGACGTCTCTGGCGGTGTTCAGCCCGGCCACCTTCGCCGCCGACGTGGTGGTCGTCACCGACAGCCGCCACCCGGTCAAGACCATGGGCGGCGAGCGACTGATCGAGTTGGGCGAAACGCCCCGGATCGAGGCCGAGCTTTCCGCGAATCTTCCAGCCGACCCTGAGCGGGCAGCAGCCATCGTCCGGCAACGCCTGAAGCAAGGCGGCACCGATCTTCAGCGCCGCATCGGCACCGCCTACCAGGGCGTCACCGACGCATGGAGTTTGGGTGTCACGACCATCCCGGCCGTCGTGGTGGATCAACGCTTTGTGGTCTATGGCGAGCCGGACGTGGCCCGGGCCGTCGCGCGCATCGAGCAACACCGGAGGACGCAGCCGTGA
- a CDS encoding JAB domain-containing protein, which produces MSFVVNDSCLESLSAIAAQHEDWIIQQAIALLEKRVFKAGAKLLDPTAVRDYLRVKLVAEPNEIFAAVFLDSMHQVLAYEPLFRGTINSTSVYPRVVVQRVLELKAAAVVFAHQHPSGISEPSSADRMLTQQLQAALALIDVRVLDHIIVGQGAPFSFAESGLL; this is translated from the coding sequence ATGTCTTTCGTCGTCAATGACTCCTGCCTGGAGTCGCTTTCCGCCATCGCTGCCCAACACGAGGACTGGATCATCCAGCAAGCCATTGCACTGCTGGAGAAGCGGGTTTTCAAAGCGGGTGCGAAACTCCTCGACCCCACGGCCGTGCGCGACTACCTGCGCGTGAAGCTGGTCGCCGAGCCCAATGAGATATTCGCCGCGGTGTTCCTGGACAGCATGCACCAGGTGCTGGCCTACGAGCCGTTGTTCAGGGGCACGATCAACTCGACTTCGGTCTATCCGCGTGTCGTCGTGCAGCGTGTGCTGGAGTTGAAGGCCGCCGCGGTGGTCTTCGCGCACCAGCACCCCTCGGGCATTTCCGAGCCGTCGAGCGCGGATCGCATGCTGACCCAGCAACTGCAGGCCGCGCTGGCGCTCATCGATGTGCGGGTACTGGACCACATCATCGTCGGCCAGGGTGCCCCGTTCTCCTTTGCGGAGTCCGGCCTGCTGTAA
- a CDS encoding DsbA family protein codes for MEQKRPSIPMQVQAFRRRRWRLSWPWVLAAVLVALLLIWLVSRYSGKSTPQTSTPVSVTQVAGPPWQMGNPEGRFTLTLYADLECPFCRSYFPVLKRWVAGNADVALQWHHLPLAAHEPAASAEASLAECAGESGGHAAFWQAVEWVYAHTRSDGQGLPEDLRYPDLTPAIEQCLASERPEAPIRTQTAEATSSGVTATPSLRLHDRETGKAILLQGPIEGDALLSAMDMLAAGDPAATPTTSEMPADVVGDMPR; via the coding sequence ATGGAACAGAAACGCCCATCCATTCCGATGCAGGTACAGGCGTTCCGCCGTCGGCGCTGGAGGCTCAGCTGGCCCTGGGTGTTGGCCGCCGTGCTGGTAGCGCTGCTGCTGATCTGGCTCGTGTCCCGCTATTCTGGCAAGTCCACTCCCCAGACTTCAACGCCGGTCAGCGTGACGCAGGTGGCCGGGCCTCCGTGGCAGATGGGAAATCCGGAAGGGCGTTTCACGCTGACGCTCTACGCGGACCTCGAATGCCCGTTCTGCCGATCCTATTTCCCAGTGCTCAAGCGTTGGGTGGCCGGCAACGCGGACGTGGCCTTGCAATGGCACCACCTCCCGTTGGCCGCGCATGAGCCGGCCGCGTCTGCCGAAGCGAGCCTGGCGGAGTGCGCCGGCGAATCTGGCGGCCATGCCGCCTTCTGGCAGGCTGTCGAGTGGGTCTATGCCCACACGCGCAGCGACGGCCAGGGCTTGCCCGAGGACCTGCGGTACCCCGACCTTACGCCAGCCATCGAGCAGTGTCTGGCGAGCGAACGGCCCGAGGCGCCGATCCGCACCCAGACGGCGGAAGCCACGAGCAGCGGCGTGACCGCCACGCCGTCGCTGCGGCTGCACGATCGCGAAACCGGCAAGGCGATCCTACTGCAGGGTCCGATCGAGGGCGATGCCTTGCTGTCGGCCATGGACATGCTCGCGGCCGGCGATCCCGCCGCCACACCTACTACATCGGAAATGCCTGCCGACGTCGTCGGCGACATGCCCAGGTAG